A stretch of DNA from Streptomyces rubradiris:
GAACCCGCTCGCCGACGCCAAGACCCTCGACGGGGCTGGCCGTCTGGCCGGTCACTTTCTCGCCGCGTCCGTGGACGCCTCCCAGCAGGGCGACTTCTGGTCCAAGGCCGGATCCAACATCCTCTCCCAGCTCTTCCTCGCCGCCGCGCTCGATGACCGGCCCATCACCGACGTGATGCAGTGGCTGGCCTTCCCCGCCGACCGCACCCCGCTCGACATCCTGCGCGACCACCAGTTCACCGCCGTCGCCGCCCAGCTCAAGGGCACCGTGGAAGGCCCGCCGGAGACCCGCGACGGCATCTACGAAACCGCCCGCCAGTACGCCGCCGCCCTCCTCAACAGCGAGATCGCCGCCTGGGTCACCCCACAGAAGGACGTCCCCGAGTTCCGCCCGTCGGAGTTCGTCACCTCCACCGACACCCTCTACCTGCTGTCGAAAGACGGCGGCGGAGGCGCCTCCGCGCTGATCGCGGCGTGCGCCGACTCGGTGATGCGGGCCGCGACCGCCCAGGCCGAACGCGCCGGCGGACGTCTGGACCCGCCGATGCTGGCGATCCTGGACGAGGCCGCCAACGTCTGCAAGATCAGCGACCTGCCCGACCTGTACAGCCACCTCGGCTCACGCGGAATCATCCCGATCACGATCCTGCAGTCCTACCGCCAGGGCCAGAAGGTCTGGGGCGATGCGGGCATGGACGCGATGTGGTCCGCCGCCACCGTCAAGGTCATCGGCTCCGGTATCGATGACCCGGACTTCGCGGACAAGCTGTCCCGGCTGATCGGCGACCACGACGTCGCCACCACCTCCACCTCCACGTCCGAGTCGGGCAAGTCGACCTCCGTCAGCATGCGGCAGGAGCGGATCCTGCCCGCCGATGCAATCCGCGCCCTGCCCAAGGGCACCGCCCTGCTCTTCGCCACCGGCATGCGCGCCGCCATGCTCGACCTGCGCCCCTGGTACGCCGAGCCCGGCGCCGGCGAACTGGCCGCCGCCTCCGCCCGCGCCTCCAAAGCCATCACCGCCCGCGCCGTCGCCAAACACACCCCCGCCCAGGCCGACTACGGGCAGGCCGCATGAGCACACCCCGGCTGCACTTGGTACCGGTCCGCTCCCGCCAGGCCAAGGACTTCGTCCGGACCTGGCACCGCCACCACGCGCCCCCGGCCGGACAGATCTTCGCCGTCGGCGCCGCCGACGAGAACGGCACCCTGCGGGCGGTGGCGATCGTCGGCCGGCCCGTAGCCCGCCACCTTGACGATGGCGCCACCCTGGAAGTCACCCGCACCGCGAGCGACGGGGTACGCAACGCCAACTCGTTGCTCTACGCGGCGGCGTGGCGGGCGGCGAAGGCGCTCGGTTACCGCCGGCTGATCACCTACACGCAGGACGGCGAGAGCGGCGCGTCCCTGCGCGGCGCCGGATGGCGCCTCATCGCCGCCCGGCCGCCCCGGCCCGGATGGCACACCCCCTCCCGGCCCCGGACCGATCATCCACCGATGACGCCTATACGTTCGTCGTTCTCAACCGCCCCATCCGCGGCGCCAACAGTCTGCTGACCGGTGCCGGATTCACCGCCCGCAAGATCAACGACCGCACGGTCTACCTGCTGGCGCCCACCACGTCCGAGGAAGCCAACGAGCACGCCGGGATAGCGATGTACGGGCTTTTGGCCCACACCCACGACCTGGTCGACCTGTCCTGGACCACCCGGGCAAACCCACAAGAGCCCCGGCCGGATCCCGGCATCCGCTTCACGCTCACCTCCACCACCTTCAGCGCGACCGCCACCACCGAAGTGGCCCGACTGGTCCTGGAGCAGCACGGCTTCGCCCGCTCGGCGGACGGCACCTCCTACCAGCCGGCCACGCCGCTGGGCATGGCCCATCTCCTGGGCGCGGTGGTCCGGGCAGAGGCCCACGCCCACGCCTACGGCATCACCGTCCGCGTCGATCTGGGCATCCCCACCCCCGACGCGATCCCGGCCCCATCCCCGCGTCCTTCCGCCACCGTCCCCGGCCGCCCCGGCGCGGAACCGGCACCGCGCCGATCCCAATGACCCTCTCTGGAGCCCGACCATCACCACCCGCCAGATCGATCTCCTCGAAACCGTCGACGGTCTGCGCCGGCTCGGCGCGGACTTCGACGCCCTCAAGACCGGCGTCACCCGCCTGAAGACGGATCCGGGCAGCGAGCTGCTGAAGCAGCTCGTCCCGGCCATCGCCCAGGTGCATGATCTGACCGGCCGTACCCTGCAGCAGCTGGCCGTCCTCGACGGCAGCCAGTACACCGTCGTCCCCGGCAGCCGCGCCTCCCTGAAGTGTTTGAGCACCGCCGTGGAAGCGGCCTGCCTGGCCGCCCTCGACCTCGCCGAAGCGGTGGCCGACAACCCGCTGGACGCGACCGGGTTCTCCGGCGAGCCGCTCCCGGACGCCGCCGCCCGGCAGGCCCAGGACGCCAAGACCCGTGCCCGGCTGGCGGACATCGTCGCCGATGCCGCCCACCAGCTAGATGTCTGCGCGACGGGCTGCCAGTACGCCGCCTCCGGCATCATCCGGGATCTCATCCGGCATCCGCAGCACATGCCGCCGATGCCTCAGCTCACCCGCGGCCAGTACACGGCGCTGGAGACCATCGCCCAGGACGGTGCCCGCTTGTGGCGTTCGCTGCGCGGGGGCCGGGAAACGATCCGGGCCGGTAACGGCAGCACCATCCGCAGCAAGCCGTTCCACGTCCTGGCGAAGAACCGGCTCGTCCGCGTCCAGGAGCGGGACTCCTCGCTCGGCGGCCAGGACGTCTCGGTCACCGCCGCCGGACAGCTGGTCCTGGACACCCAGCGGTCCTCGCGGACGCCACCGTCAGCACCGGCCCGGCCCGCTCCCTCTGCCTCCTCTACGGCCGGGCGGCGGCGATGACCACGTTCGCGCCCGAGGGCCTCGTGCTCGTCTCCCCCCGGTACCTGGCCGGGTCCGGAACCCGGATCGCCGACGCACTCGGCCCCCTGATCCACCTGTTCGACTGGTCCTACGACCACGACCCGGCCAGCGGGCACATCCGCCTCGACAGTCCCTGCGGCAGTGCCTTCCTCGACTTCGAACCGACCCGGTTCGACGGGTCGTGGTGGACCATCCGCCACCACGACCCGTCCTGGACGGCCCGGTTCTCCCGGCAGACCCCCATCGAGGCCATCGCCGCCGTCGCCCAGGCCCTGCCCCAGCTCCTCGGCGACGCCCGGCACGCCGACCGCATCCCCCTCACCACCAGCGCCCTGGACCAGACCGCCGCCCTCAACGGCTGGACCACCACCCGGACCGAGACCACCACGGTCTACGCCTCCCCCGACGGGCACTGCGTCCTGACCTACGAGCCGGGCGGTGAGCTGCCCTGGCGGTTCACGCACTCGCTGTACGACGGGTTCGACACGGAATGGACCGCGACCCTCAGCCGCGACGCCCCCAAGGAGCTGGCCCGGCAATTCTTCGCCCACCTGGCCGACCCGGCACCGGTCGAACGGCTCTTCAAGGACCTGCCCTACCTCGTCCAACACGGCTCGGGTGCGCTGATCACCCCCCTGGCCGCAGCCGCCGTCAGCCCTCACGTCCACCACGCCGCCGCGCAGGCAACCCGCACGTCTGCCGGCCGACCCCAGAAACGATGACCTTGCCCGACCTTCCTCTGCCCGAGCGCCTTCTGCTCCTGGGTGCCGACTTCATCCGGCACCGCGACGTCCTCACCCGCATCAACTCGGCACACACCGCCTACGCGACCGGGGCGGCAGCCGAGCACATCCCGGTCACCCAGGCCCTGGCTCGGGGCGCGCTCGATGCGCGCGACGCCATCGGTACGGCGCCAGGGCTCCACCACTCACCGGACGTCGAACGCGCCATCGTCCGGATGACGCAGCTCGCCACGCTGGCCGTGGTCGCCGCCGACCACCTCATCGACGCGGTCGACCTGCTGTCCCACACCGTCTCCCACCACCCCGGGCAGGGACCGGCAACGGCTCCGCCCGCCGCGCAGACGGCGCAGGCCGCCAGACACTCCCGCCTGGCCGAACAGCTGACCTCGCTCGGCGCCGAGGACTGCCTGGCCGCCGCCGGTCTCCTCGCCCGCGAACTGCGCCAACAGCACCCCGGCGCCTTCCGGCCGCCGCCGGCCCTGTCACCCACGCAGCGGGCGGCGCTCGAAGCCGTCGCCGCCGGCCGGGTCACCCTCGACCAGCACGGGGTCCTGGTCGAGCGTGGCACCGGGCGAATGGCCATCACCACGATCCGTTCCCTGGAAAGCCGTGGCCTGGTGCAACGGGAGCCCTGCGCGCTGTGGATGCACGACGAGCGGCCCCACCTCACCCCGGAGGGCTGCCAGGCCCTGGCCGCCACCCTGGGCCAGCCTCGTTCCGCCCCGCCCGCGGCCATCCCTCCCACGGCCAAGGCCGCCGTGACCCGGTCGGCAACCCGCTAAGCCCTCCCGAGGAACCCCGCCTTTTTGCACACCTACAAGCCGACCGACCTGGACGACATGACGATGGCGGAAGCGATCGACGCCGTGATCGCCGACCTGCTCCACCACCCGGTCGCCGCTTCGCCCCACGGCGTGTTCACCGTGATGCGGCACATCGACCTGCTCTGTCACCTGACAGCCCGAGCGGTCGGCGATGCCCACTTCGGGCTCGCCTGCGAGCACGCCGATCCCGCGGACCAGGAACGCGTCGAGCCGCTCGGCCGGGCAGCCGCTCACCTCGGCCGCGCCACCGCCCACTACACCCTGGCGCTGGCCCCCGTCATCGCCCTGAGCAAGTCCGATGCCCGAAGCGCCAAACAGCTCGACGTCTTCGACGCGCTGAGCCAGCTCACCAAGCAGGTCCATGACGCCCTGCTCGCTCTGTCGGACGCCCGTACCTGTCTGACCACGCCCCTGCCGCCCGGCGGGCAAGCCGCGCCGGCAGCACCCCCGTCCGTTCCGGCCCCACCCGCCGCCAAGCCCCGCCACTGATGACGACACCGCCCGACCCCGACACCCCGCTGTTCGACGTGGCCGCACCCGCCGCGCTGACGCCCGTGGAACGGCTGCTGGCACTCGCCGACCTCTACACCCAGCACAACGACGCGATCGACCTGCTGTTCGCCGGCCGCGCCCTACTCCCCGAGGATGCCTACGTGTCCTCCTCCCACCGTCTGGAGCGGGAGACCCTTGCCGGCATCAAGACGGTACGACAGCAGTCCCTGCCGGCCGTCGAGCCGGTCACCAGCGCCGTCGTCCGGCTGAAGCAGACCGCCTACCTGGCCGGTGGCGCCACGCGCTACCTCACCGCCGCCCGGCAAGCCCGGCCCACCGACGACGCCGAACCGACCCACCCTGATCCGCGCCGCGGGTTCGGCCAGTACCTGCGGCTGGCCCGTGAACTGACCACCCTCGCACCAGCGACCATCGTCGCCTCCGCCGCACAGATCGCCACCAGGCTGCCCCAGCGGGCACGCAGCACCACCACGGTCCCCGGCCTGGATACGGCCCAGCGGGGTGCTCTCCTCGAAGTCGCCCAGGGCCACGTTGCCGTCACCGATCAATACGGTCAGCGCGCTTACGGCCACAGCGTGCCGGTGCCCGTCGACGTCCTGCGCCAACTGGAAGCCCAGGGCCTGGTGGAGCGCCAGTCCACGACCGTGCCCCCGCTTTTCCCCGGCGGCTCCTCACGCGACCGCGTACGCCTGACCACCCTCGGCACCTGCGTCCTGAGCACGGTCATCGACACCCCCCACATCCCCAGCCCACCCGCGGCCAGCCCGGTCCCCGCCCCGGCCACGGTCAGCACCGCCCGCGCCCGCCGCTGACGCGTCCCGTTGCTGCCTCGTTCACGCAAGGAAGTCCCTGATTCCCGCTTCGCCCACGCTCATCTGCATCTCGCTCGGTGCCGGCGTCCAGTCCAGCACCCTGCTCGCCCTGTCCGCCAACGGCGTTCTCCCGAAGGCCGATTACGCCATCTTCGCCGACACTGGCTGGGAGCCCCGCGCCGTCTACCAGCACCTGGACCGGCTGGAGAAGGAGATTGCCGCTCCCGCCGGGATACCCGTCCTGCGGGTCTCCTCCGGCAACATCCGCCGTGACGCCCTCGACCCGAACCACCGCTTCGCGTCCATGCCCCTGTACGTCCTCAACCAGGACGGCAGGCCGGGCATGACCCGGCGCCAGTGCACCGGGGAATACAAGATAAAACCGATAAAACGACAAGTCCGTGAACTGCTCGGCTACCCCCACCCGCAGCGCGTCCCGAAGGACGTCTTCGTCGAGCAGTGGGTGGGCATCTCCACCGACGAGTTCCACCGCGCCAAGGACGCCGACGTCCGCTACATGCGCAACCGCCACCCCCTGATCGACCTGGGCTGGTCGCGCAGCGACTGCCTGCGCTACCTCACCTCGCTCGGCCTCGCCGACACCCCGAAGTCCAGTTGCCTGGGCTGCCCGTACCACGGCAACGCGCAGTGGCGGCACATCCGGGAAAACCCCGAGGAGTGGCGTGACGTCGTGGAGTTCGACGCGGCGATCCGGGCGGGCAACGCCCGCGCGAACGCCTCCGGCACCCGGCTGCTCGGGCAGGCGTTCCTCCACCGCTCCCGAGTCCCGCTCAGCGAGGCGCCGATCGACCACGTCACGGCGGCCGAGTGGGCCGCCCGCCAGCAGGAGATCGATGACCGCACCGCGGTGGTGGAGGACCTGGAGAACGGGGTGGTGGACGGCTGCTCCCCGTGGGCCTGCCGGTCAGGCGACCCCGTGCGGAGCGATTTCGACCTCACCGCGTGACCACACCCGCCCCATCCGCCGGACCGAATGCCCGAGAGCACTGATCATGACCAGCATCACCCAGGCCCTGGCCCTCTATGACATGGCCGGCCAGATCGAACGCCTCCGATTCCAGCTGCGCGCCCTGCCGCCGGCTCCCACCATCCCAGACCTGGACAGCGTCACCGCGCAGGTGCACTCCCTGGCCGGAATCCTCACCGCTGTCAGCGACCAGGTCAGCCACCGCCTGGGCCTGTCTTCCGCGGACGCGAAGAAGGCGGTGGTGGTGTACAGCGCTGCCCTCGTCCCGCTCGGTGAGGCCATGACCGAACTCGGCCGCCTGCAGGCCGAAGTAACGTTCTTCAACTTCACCACCTACCCCAAGTATCACAACAGCCCCTCGGACTTGGAACGCCAACTCCGGTACGTCAACGAGATCATCACCGGCTGTCGTGACGCAGCCGACGAGGCACTCGAAGTCGCAGCCGATGAGCTGCAGGCAGCGGCGGTCGAACTGGCGCACCCACCCGCTCGCGTACAAGCCGCTGCCCCCGCCCGCACACCCGGCCCCGTCAACTCCGCACAGGCCAACCCCGCGCCCGCCATACTGCCCCCCGCCGTGGCACCGCGCGCAGCGAAAAGCCGCTGACATGCCCGCCCTTCAATGGCCGACCCCGCGTTCAGCTCCGGACACGGCGGCTGAACGCCGGTGCGCCGGGCCACCTCGGCGACACCCTGACCCGCCGAGACCCGCGGGCGCCTGCGGGGCCGAAGTTCTCGACCCTCCTCTGTCAGCTGCTTCTCAGATGAAAGGCCAGCCCCTGCCTCAATCCGACATATCCCGCCCAGTCCATACAACCGTGCAGTTGCGGCACATCCGGAGCGACTTCGGGGTGACCGTGTGAGGCGGATCATCCTTGATTTGTTCGCCGGCTGTGGTGGTTGGAGCCACGCCCTCAGCGTTCTCGGGGCCCGCGACATCGGCCTGGAATGGGACACCTGGGCCTGCGAAACCCGCGCCGCAGCCGGGCAGTTGACCCTCCAGACCGATGTCGCCCGCTACCCCGCGTGGATCTTCTCCGGGCGTGTCCTGGGGCTGATCGCCTCCCCGCCGTGCCAGGCGTGGTCGATGGCCGGCAAGCGCCTGGGTCTGGTCGACCAGCCCCTCGTCCACCAGGCCGTCGCCGACCTCGCCGCCGGTCGTGACACCCGCGACCAGCTCCTGGCCGCGTGCGCCGACCCGCGCTCCCTGCTCGCCGCCGAGCCCATGCGCTACCTGCACGCCCTGAACGCGGTGGGCGAGCCGGAGTGGGTGGCCATGGAGGAGGTCCCCGACGTCCTGCCCCTGTGGCGGCAGTACGCCGCCATCCTGCGCACCTGGGGGTTCTCCGTGTGGACCGGGATCCTCAACGCCGCCGACTACGGCGTCCCCCAGACCCGTCGCCGCGCGTTCCTGCTCGCCTCCCGGGTGCGTACCGCCGCACCCCCGCCGCCCACGCACGCCCAGGTCGCCGAGCCGGAGTCGCTGTTCGGGCCCGGCCGCGCCCGGTGGGTGTCGATGGCCGAGGCCCTGGGGTGGGGCCGGACCGACGGCCCGGTGCCCACCGTGTGTGCCGGCGGGGGCCCGGGAGGCGGCCCCGAGCCCTTCCCCTCCGGCTCCCGCAAGACCCTCGCCGATGCCCGCGACCGGGGAACCTGGACTCCCCACCCGGGCGGAGCCGTCCTGCGATCCCGTCGTGAAGGGCCGGCCTGGGCCGCCCGGCCCGGCTCCGACCTGCCCGCCGACCGTCCAGCGCCGACGTTCACCGCCGAAGCACACCGCTGGGTCTGGTCCCTGCGCAGCAACAACCAGACCAACGCCACCGTCCGGTCGATCCGGGAGCCGGCCGGGACGCTGTTCTTCGGGCACCGCGCGAACGAGTGCACCTGGGTCGCCGAACCCGCCGCCCCCAGCCCCGGCGACACCGCGGGCAAGACCATGGTGGTACCCGAGCCGATCAAGATCACCGCCCGGGAGGCGGGCATCCTGCAGTCCTTCCCGGCCGACTACCCCTGGCAGGGCAACAAGGGCCAGCAGTTCTCCCAGATCGGCAACGCCGTCCCGCCCCGGCTCGCAGCCCACCTCCTCGCCCCGCACCTGAACGTCCCCTTCCGCCCCGACGACTTCACGCTCGCAGCCTGATGCCCCGCACCACCCACCCGCACAAGGACGGCCTCGGCGCCAGCGCACCGTCGCCGCCGGGCTACTTCGCCGAGCAGGCCCTGCTCGGCGCCCTCCTGTCCGAACCGCACCGCCTGCCCGACGTGACCGGCATCAGCCCCGACGCGTTCACCACCCCGGCGCACGCCGCGGTGTTCGCCGCGATCCAAGCCCTGCCGACCCCCGCCCCCGTCGAGACCGCCGATCACGCCGCCGCGCTCGCCGCCCTGCGTGCACGGCCTGCCGCCCCCGGCCCGGGCAAGCACGCCGAGCACATTGCCTGGCTGGGCAAGGTGCTCACCGTCGCCCGCGGGCAGGCCCGCGGGCTGACCGCCGCCCACCTGCACACCCTCATCAGCGCATGCCCCACCCCCCGGCACGCGCCCGCGTACACGCGGATCATCCAGGCCGAGCACGCCCGCCGCCGCCTGCACAAGGCCGCCCAGCGCCTGACGCACACCGCGCGGGACACCTCGCTCCCCCACCCCGTGCCGAGCACCCTGGCCGAAGCCGACGCCCTCGCCGGTGTCGTGGACGCCATCGCCGCCGCGTTCCCGCCGCACTCCGGCTCCCTGCCCCGCACCCCCCTACCCCCGCAGGAACCTCCACCCGATGGCGAAGAGGCCACCCAGGAGGAGCGGCTGCTGCTCGCCACGGCCACCGCACGGCCAGCCGAGACGGAGCAGATGCGCTGGCTGACGGAAGAGGACTTCACCCTCCCCCTGCACGCCGGACTCTGGCGATGCCTGACCACACTGGTGCGCCAGCGCGCCCCCGTCGATCCCGTAACCGTCCTCTGGCAGGCCCAGCAGCGCGGTGTCCTGAACGGTGTCGATGACCCACGGGAGGTGCTCGGTTTCCTCACCCGGCCGGACGTGTCCGCGCCCTACCTCGGCGAGCGGATCCTGCGCCGGTCCGTCCTCGCCACCGCCCACCACGCCGGCCGCCGCATCGAAGCCTTCAGCGACGACCCGGCCAACAGCCCCTACCAGCTCGTGGTCGGCAGCCGCCGCGCCCTCGCCGAACTGACGGCCATCCGCACCCGCTGGCAGCAAGCCACCTCCCCGGCAACCGGCCCCCCGCCCCGCACGACCCGGGCGGTCCGGCGCACCGGCCCCGCTCCCACCACGGCAGCCTCCGCCGGCCGCCTCACACGCTGACCCCGACCATGCCGGTGGACGGGCCCCGACCGGGTCCGGCCACCGGCAGAAAGAGCACATCCCGAGTGACCGAACCTGCCCTCGACGCCCACGTCCGCCTCGACACCCACCCCACGCACTCCAGCGCCGTGACCGCGACCGTCACGGGCACCAAAGCTGATCGTGCCCTGGCCATCCTCCTGGCCGACGGCTGGGAGAACGCCGCCGAGAACACGCTCGTCCTGGTCCGTATCGACCACGAGGAGCCCTACTGGGCCAACGAAACCGCCGGCAAACTCCACGCGGCCGGGATCCCCACCCAGATCAGCGACCGGCTCCGCAAGGCCATCCACGAGGAGTGGACCTGGGCCGACTACCCCATGCCCTGGCTCACCCGGTCCGAGATCCGGGAGGTCTCCGACCAGGCCCAGAAGCTCTACGACGACATCCGGCACAGGCGGCTCCTCATCCACGCCCACGCCCACGACGGCCACACCACCGTCGCGGTCGGCACCTACCTCAATACAGGCAAGAGCGTCTACCTCCACGGAGAGAACCACCTGCGGCAGATCGCCGACACCTTCGACTCCCCCGCCCAGGCCCTCACCATGTTCGAACGCGTCCACGGCGACAGCATGCGCCCCGGCCCCGCGCCCCTGACCGACACCGAGCGCCAGACCGCCCAAGCCCGCACCATCCTCGGCACACCGGACACCGGCACGGAATCGCCTGTGGCCCAGCCCGAGCCCGCCCCCGAACCAGAAGTCGTGCCGGCGTACGCCGCCGACCCCGGCGACCACGACGCCCTACTGGAGGAGTTCCTCGCCGCACACGGCGAGTGGCAAAAGTGGAGCACCTGGTCCGACGACACCACCCACGCCATCCACGAGTCCCAGACCCTGCGCATCGAACGCGTCCACCAGGCAGACCCCCGGGAGACGTCCTGGACCGTGGCCGCGTACGAAACGCCGGTCTCCGAACGCATGTGGCACCTCACCGCCACCGACACCGCGCCCGCCCCCGTGCTGAAGGCCCTGCTGGACCAGCTGGACGACACAGACACGTGGGAAACAGTCGCTGGCAGCCCGATCACGGACAAGACCGTCACCGAAGCCACGCGCCCCCTCACTGATGCCGGGTGGAAGCACACGGTGGACGGACGATGGATCCGCTGGGAAACCCCCCAGAAAGACGCCGGCGTGCAATTCGATGCCTTCGCCGCCCAGAACCCCGGCCACTACCTCCCCACCTGGACCCTGTGGGCCGGACAGAACCCCGACCGCCCCACCTGGGCCATCCACGCCTCCACCTACACCCCCGCCACCCTGCTCTCCCACCTCACCGGAGAACTCGCCGAGGGAATCGGAATACGTCAGCCCCGTCCACCGCAGGCGAAAAAGGCACACCACTACGCTCCCGCTACGCCCTCCGGAGCACCTCAGCAGCCACCAGCCCATCTACGGCGTTGACCGGTCGGTGGCCCAGCTGGGAGGGGAATCGTGATGTGAGGTGGGTGGGCGGCGTGGCCGCCATTCCCGCGTAGGGGCTCGCAGGCCCTGGGATAAACGGGCGTACCGCGCGCCCACCCACCTCTCCCGCCCGGGCCGAGGGCGGGGGCCTTCGCCGCTTCAATCGGCGGACGCCTCCGCTCTCGGATCGGCGGCCTGCCCGTCAGGCAGCCCAGGGGCGGCCGAGGACGTGCCGGTAGATCGTCTGCCTGCTGACATCGAACGCCTTGGCCACTGCCACGACGGTGGCGCCGGGTTGGGCGAGGAGTTCGCGCGCGTGGCTGATCTCGTCCGGGGACAGCGGGCTTCGCCTCTGCAGCGCGGGGGCATCCGGCCGCTCCGGGTCGTAGCCGAAGGCGACCGCGTCGTCGTACGGCAGGCCGGTGGACATGCACCGGTACAGGCATAGAACGAGTCGGCGGCCGAGCTTGCGCAGGGCGGTGGCGTGCGCATCTCCGGCGGCACGTCGCCGCCGGTAGTAGTGCTGTGCTCCCGGCGACTGCATGGCCAGGCTGAACGCGGCCGTGTGCAGTGTGCTGCGGAGGTGGACGGAGGAGGCCCGGCGGAAGGCGACACGGGTGGTGGTGCCGGAGGCCCAGGTGAGCGGAGCGACGCCGGCGTAGGCGGCCAGGGAGCGCCCGCTGCCGAAACGTTCCTCGGGCCGGTCCCCGATCTCGGCAAGCAGGTAGGCCCCCAGGACAGGACCGATCCCCGGGATTCGGGAGATGAGCGGGTAGTGCCGCTGGCGGGTGTAGTGCGCGTGCATGTCCTTCTCCAGGGCTGCGGCCCTGGAGACCGCGCGGTCCAGGACGGCCACCAGGTCCCTGATCCGCACCGACTCGGCTTCCTCCACCTGCGGGTCGAGAAGCATGGCGGGCCGACAGAACAGCAGGTGCAGCCGCTCGGCTTCGTCCTCCACGGCCCTGGTCCGGCCGGCCTGCCGCAGGAGTTCTGCCAGCCGGGCCCGGGTGAGCTTGCTGGCGGCGCGAGGTCCGGGAGCTGCGGCCAGCACCGTCATGGCCTGGGCGTTGCGCAGCCCGCCGAGCCGGGAGGGCCAGGCAGCCGCAGCCGCAGGCCAGAACCGGGTCAGGGCGGCACGCAGACTGTGTGCGGCTTCTACGCGGGCCGCGACGGCGGCGCGGTGCGTGTGGGTGAGGGTCCGCAGCGCCTGGGCTTCGGGGCTGCTGGCGACGACCGGCCGGCAGACCCCGGCGCGGACCATGGCCGCGAGCATCCGCGCGTCGGCACGGTCCGACTTCGCGATTCCCAGAGCACTCCGGTGGCGGGCCGCGCGCGTCGGATCCACGTGCACCACCTTCATGCCAGCCGCCGCCAGGGCACGCGCGAAGAGGATGCCGGTGTCCTCGATCCCCGTGACGGCCGACCTCCACCGCCGCTCCAACGGGGCGAG
This window harbors:
- a CDS encoding IS110 family transposase, yielding MLFVGCDWSDKWLDFAVLNDAGTVMAERRITYADAPDPVAEYQAFLAPLERRWRSAVTGIEDTGILFARALAAAGMKVVHVDPTRAARHRSALGIAKSDRADARMLAAMVRAGVCRPVVASSPEAQALRTLTHTHRAAVAARVEAAHSLRAALTRFWPAAAAAWPSRLGGLRNAQAMTVLAAAPGPRAASKLTRARLAELLRQAGRTRAVEDEAERLHLLFCRPAMLLDPQVEEAESVRIRDLVAVLDRAVSRAAALEKDMHAHYTRQRHYPLISRIPGIGPVLGAYLLAEIGDRPEERFGSGRSLAAYAGVAPLTWASGTTTRVAFRRASSVHLRSTLHTAAFSLAMQSPGAQHYYRRRRAAGDAHATALRKLGRRLVLCLYRCMSTGLPYDDAVAFGYDPERPDAPALQRRSPLSPDEISHARELLAQPGATVVAVAKAFDVSRQTIYRHVLGRPWAA